In Silene latifolia isolate original U9 population chromosome 3, ASM4854445v1, whole genome shotgun sequence, a single window of DNA contains:
- the LOC141646933 gene encoding dynein light chain 1, cytoplasmic, whose product MLEGKAIVGETDMLQAMQKYALDLAAKALDYFDVTESTEIARFIKKEFDMVHGGGWQCIVGTDFGSFVTHCHGCFIYFNIGNLAFLLFRGAAGLHEEATQLSAFEAVKA is encoded by the exons ATGCTAGAAGGTAAAGCAATAGTTGGTGAGACTGATATGCTTCAAGCCATGCAAAAATATGCACTTGATCTTGCAGCAAAAGCACTAGATTACTTTGATGTCACTGAATCTACTGAAATTGCTCGATTCATAAAAAAG GAATTCGATATGGTACATGGAGGAGGATGGCAATGCATAGTAGGGACGGATTTCGGTTCATTTGTAACACATTGCCATGGATGTTTCATATATTTTAATATTGGAAACTTGGCATTTTTGCTCTTCAGGGGTGCTGCAGGACTTCATGAAGAGGCTACTCAATTATCGGCTTTTGAGGCCGTTAAAGCTTGA
- the LOC141648581 gene encoding zinc finger protein 7-like produces the protein MAQIDAITKIEEGYTNEETSNVLPLDLNLSYDPKKESSNEGVQIVPPNNTKVFSCNYCRRKFYSSQALGGHQNAHKRERSIAKRAMRIGLLATDSHKHVSLASLPLYGTSPYVAESRPSISIQAHNGSMMMLHQQPHQQTHQQHGGTVGKFEGQNGYFIGGVPVFSTVPFWPGSFRQVGDDDCDEVECTTNTPTNHINQFEKPDLTLKL, from the coding sequence ATGGCACAAATAGATGCAATCACAAAAATTGAGGAAGGGTACACAAATGAGGAAACAAGTAATGTACTTCCTCTAGATTTAAACCTAAGTTATGACCCAAAAAAGGAATCATCAAATGAGGGTGTACAAATAGTACCACCTAACAACACCAAGGTATTCTCATGCAACTATTGCAGAAGAAAATTCTATAGCTCACAGGCACTTGGAGGTCACCAAAATGCACATAAAAGGGAAAGAAGTATAGCCAAGCGGGCGATGCGTATCGGTCTGTTAGCTACTGACAGTCACAAACATGTCAGCTTAGCATCCCTCCCACTCTATGGCACCTCGCCTTACGTGGCGGAATCTAGGCCCTCCATTTCTATCCAAGCTCATAATGGGTCCATGATGATGCTGCATCAGCAACCACATCAGCAGACACATCAGCAGCATGGTGGGACAGTAGGGAAGTTTGAAGGGCAAAATGGGTATTTCATAGGGGGTGTTCCTGTGTTCAGTACGGTGCCGTTTTGGCCAGGGAGTTTTAGGCAGGTGGGTGATGATGATTGTGATGAAGTTGAGTGCACAACTAATACTCCAACTAATCATATTAATCAGTTTGAAAAACCTGATCTTACACTTAAGCTGTGA
- the LOC141646935 gene encoding uncharacterized protein LOC141646935, protein MEVEADGKETGLGLVLLKQGAEARVFESAFVGRRCIIKERFSKKYRHPSLDLKLTLKCLNAEARCMTKARKLGVPTPVLFSVDHVLHTLTFEFIEGPMVKEVLLEFGATGIAEESLQDIATQIGDKIAKLHDGGLIHGDLTTSNMLIKKDTNQLVLIDFGLSFTSTLPEDKAVDLYVLERALISMHSSCGNVMERVLAAYRKSSKQWCSTLNKLAQVRQRGRKRTMIG, encoded by the exons ATGGAGGTAGAGGCTGATGGAAAAGAGACGGGTCTGGGTCTCGTTCTACTAAAGCAAGGCGCTGAAGCT AGAGTTTTCGAATCAGCTTTTGTTGGAAGGAGATGTATTATAAAGGAGCGTTTTTCGAAGAAGTACAGGCACCCATCTCTGGACTTGAAGCTTACACTTAAATGCTTGAATGCT GAAGCTAGATGTATGACGAAAGCCAGAAAACTAGGCGTCCCAACGCCAGTTTTATTCTCAGTGGATCATGTGCTTCATACACTGACATTTGAATTCATCGAAGGTCCGATGGTCAAGGAAGTATTACTTGAGTTTGGTGCCACTGGAATCGCTGAAGAAAGCTTGCAAGATATTGCAACACAGATAGGAGACAAAATCGCAAAACTGCATGATGGTGGCCTTATACATGGAGACTTGACGACATCCAACATGTTGATAAAGAAGGATACCAATCAACTG GTACTCATTGACTTTGGTTTGAGCTTCACCTCGACACTACCTGAAGACAAAGCTGTGGACCTGTATGTGCTTGAACGTGCCTTGATTTCCATGCATTCTTCATGTGGAAATGTG ATGGAAAGGGTGCTTGCTGCGTACAGGAAGTCCTCAAAGCAATGGTGCTCAACTCTGAACAAGCTAGCTCAAG TGAGACAGCGAGGCCGAAAGCGCACCATGATTGGCTAA